aaaaaattgctttgatgtacagttgtgttcacaataatagcatcactaaactcaaattattttttggtaaaagtgatatttctacatggcaaataatttactagtaagtgttgctGAGTACAAGGAAACAACAGTCaggacatgcatgctgctcattctgtagaattgaatctgtaattgaaaggagcatgttcaaaataataacagtgttgtgttcaattagtgagctgattattgggcatccaaagcctgaacaacgtgggaaacaaccaaaggacacattgactggccaatggagaaatggagcaacattctggggactgatcAGAGGGaatttgttctttttgggtctaggagccgaAGACagttgtcctccgacccccctgcactgaaatcaagccccagtccactgtgaagacagtaaagcatggtggttacgggatgtttctcatactgtggtgttgggcctgtttatcacattccagggatcatggatcagttccaatacatcagaatacttgaagaggtcatgttgccttatgctgaagaggaaaggcctttgaaacgggtctttcaacaagacaaggacccaaacacaccaggaaggagcaaagtcttggttccagatgaaccagatggatgttatggagcagccagcccaatccctggacctcaatcccatagaacacttgtagggtgacatcataaatgctgtttgaattatgggatgtagttcaatggtccagGGCTGGGATAGAAGGTTTTGCATACAAAGATGTAATAATTGGTCGAAAGGGGGGTGGCCTCATACACCACCcccaaaaaatacatgcatgtccattgatctgcgtttgtatatcaacagacagagtgagtgagttagtaaggcgccatggtggagcgatctaagtaaaaccagaagcatcgttcacagcatgtctgtgtctaagcTCCACTGCTGCAGAACCATGGTTACCATGGTAATGCAGCACTATCACtattttctttgaggaattacggtataatatataaatcctaaaagacatttgtgaaccCCTATGTGTGCATTCATCAATATTGAGATTAAATTTCTGGGaatcttcagtctggagtaacctctttccttaactcacctcctccttcctgacacctttcctcttgccctccttcttcatcttctcctccatctccttgtgtttctgcatgtactcggcgaaaaggtccaggtccaggttgtcttgtggctcccatgtgttctcctcactggaaaggtgagtgcagacagaagaacatctcctcacacttggTTTTTAGACAATTCACTCTCACTCTTattatcattcctattattccttttttctattgccatcttgtaaggttatttaaggttatttgtgggtctgcaacgtagtgtcaaaataccaaaccttcctATTTGGAGGCATGATAACATGCTGACacctatttgcaatatgtaaatatattatatatctcaggaccaagaacaccaagcattaatattctagactcatacttactctgagaaccccttccatttcagcagaaactctactcttcccttcaccactctgcggtccaaaaccttctccaccacatactcctcctccttcactgctgcaggctcctcctcctctttcttgcccttctttcctgctcggtcgccagcttgccatCTTCTGAAGGTGCCTTAGTAGAcccaaggagggggggggacatgcagagataatgatacaagggttagaagaactaatgggaggtgtgagtgaattctagttgaccgtgttttactagattaaaatcttctgtttgaatggagaaaatgcaagggctgatgaggggaccaatccataggactccagagtgtcaagtatctcctgcattcaaactggaagaactactaaaatgtaaggcccaaaagtcattaactggagctacaagctacatgcacagtagcctggaccaaccacacttcatttagcagaacatctccagatgttcctgtgtgaaaatggaaagttcagaaagatgttttgatggtgcaacaaggcaggcctggtcacttctttaagggaatcacTGTAAAGATTCCCAAAGAATATGTTAACATTAGTGAGGCTGTGCAATTAAtgaattttgatttaatttagaCTTTGACTCCAACAATCACAAATATAGTATAATCGAGAGAAAAAATTCTGTATTGAAaaacactcttattttgtcttgtattcTGAATGACACACGCATGTGCACATCTGCCCTTCCCGAAGCCATAAAACTTCTCAGCGTCAGGGGGGCAAGGTGTGTatccagtggaatttaaaaactcagcacgagtaaagatgttagaaggagggcagccacagcagcgtttAGTCCGCAAAAAGGCAAATCCAACTCCGTTGTCAgggaaaagttaacgttagctaactctgcggtccctctgcctgAGCCGCACAACAACGtgtgtagagcccaggagccctggctcttatctaacatgtgtctgtgtaaataaatttaaaaaaagacaaaaatggatTGACTAAAACTTGGCTAAGATACCTGAGTTCTCTTTGGACTAAAAcgataaatggactgttctctatagcacttttctagtgtcaacgactactcaaagttcttctacataatacaggaaccattcacacacataagtACACGGGGGCccaggctgctgtacaagtatACCCcgtactcagggttcagtgtttttgactttgacataggactgcagggattgaaccaacaaccttccaattggcaggcgaccgctctactactgagccacagccactgtcttttagtgttgatatgttgatggTGTCCTGCCACGGTATAGgacagacgcacaacagggtttctgctatgtacaccgccgctccttcagctggtcatgaaaagtcatgaagtcgtaattacgcaactctgcagagccgtctgctctaTTCAAGCCAACTGTCATCCGCTCTCTTTCGCCAAAGCAATTGGAATTGCCTAGTCTTactattttgcatgtatgtatgtatgtatgtatatatatgtatgtaatatgcaattatatataaatccaaaaagacatttgtgaaaccctctgtgtgcattcattaatattgagattagatttctg
The Etheostoma spectabile isolate EspeVRDwgs_2016 unplaced genomic scaffold, UIUC_Espe_1.0 scaffold00019393, whole genome shotgun sequence DNA segment above includes these coding regions:
- the LOC116684658 gene encoding chromobox protein homolog 1-like; amino-acid sequence: ITHGSTRQPGPRPYRRVHAETQGDGGEEEGGQEKRCQGGGGTFRRWQAGDRAGKKGKKEEEEPAAVKEEEYVVEKVLDRRVVKGRVEFLLKWKGFSDEENTWEPQDNLDLDLFAEYMQKHKEMEEKMKKEGKRKGVRKEEVS